The Balearica regulorum gibbericeps isolate bBalReg1 chromosome 17, bBalReg1.pri, whole genome shotgun sequence region GAGCAGCgcaagcagaagcagaaggcGCTGGTGGACAACGAGCAGCTGCGGGATGAGCTGGAGAGGCTGCAGAAGGCAAAGCAGGACAGCGACAGGTCCCAGCGGCTCTGCGCCGAAGCAGAAAGTAGGTGCCCTACAGCGCCCGTTGGCCGCAGGACACCCGTGCCGCGGTTGCTGATGCTTTCTCACCCCATTCAGAGAAAGCCAACGCCACCGAGATCCGCTACACGAAGCTGAAGGAGAAGCACAGCGAGCTCATCAACACGCACGCTGAGCTACTGAGGAAGGTAAcgctgctgcctgtgccaggcagggacCGACTGCCGCCTTTGATCCTTTGCCGCTGCCAATGTGGCTCGTGCGTGCCCAACCCCACCCCGTATTGGTCCCATcgtcctgcacccagggaccTCTGAGCACCGGGTGGGGGCACCCCTTGAATTCCTGTCCGCCGACAGTCAGTGTTTTGGATGCTGTGAAAAAGGCATCTCCAAGCTACACCCCCAGCCAGAATTTGGGCAGAATGAGCGCGGCAGTGGCAAGGGTTCCCCCTCTGAATGCCCAGTGATCCCGGTTGTCCCCGCGCAGAACGCCGACACGGCCAAGCAGCTGACGGTCAcgcagcagagccaggaggaggTGGCACGCGTCAAGGAGCAGCTGGCGTTTCAGGTGGAGCAGGTCAAGCGGGAGGCTGAGATGAAGGTGAGCCAGCATGGCCCCGAGTCCGGCCCCGCCAGCCTGGCACCGAGCCCTTCCCAGCCCGGGATACGTGGTGGCTGAGCACAGTTTGGGTGCCAGGGGTGCGGGTGGTCGGTGGTGTCGGTCCCTGATCCAGGAAGGAGTTGCCCTGGCTCCTCAGGAGGGTGTTATTTAATGTGTGCTTCATTCCTTCTTGCCCAAATCTGCCATTTCTTCCCCCAAGAAAATGCCACAATGCAAATTGAATGGGTTTAGGTGTTTTTGTTCTCCGGCACCCAAGCTGGAGGCTGCTCCCAAAATTCCTGCCCTGGGGAAACAACCCCCCTCCCCGAGATCCTGAAAACCCCTCCCGCAACACGTGGCCAGGCTCGTTCCCGCTGTCCTGGCCACGCGCCGGTGCCGAGCAGCGCCAGAGCGCGTTCGGTGCGGCTGAGCCCCCGGCACGGGCATGCGGTTGCAGCTGGAGGACCAGAGCGTGCAGATGGAGCAGCTGCGGCAGGAGCTGGACGCCCGGCGGGACGAGCTGGACCAGGCGCAGCGCTCGCTCAGCCACGCCAAGCAGGTACAAGGCCGGGGGCGCGGGATGCGCCCAAATCCCCGTCACAAATCCCTCTCGTGCACAACGGTGTGCTTGCTGCCGCTGTCAGGCCAGTGTCGCAAACAGCAGCCCGGGGAGCCGACATGGGGCTGAATGCGGGTCCACCCCATCAGTGTCATGAGCTGGGCATGTCCTCAACTCCCCCCTGCGCAACCGTTGGGCTCGTGACATGGTGACAGGCGAGTGACAGGGCTATCCTGGCCCCGCTGGCAGGCGGGCGTGGAGCTCAGCGCCCAGGTGGAGGCCCTGCACGCCGAGAAGGAGGTGCTGAGGCGGTCGGTGAGCGAGAAGGAGTGTGAGCTGCTGTCCGTGCGTGGCCTCGTCGAGGAGAAGGAGCTGCAGCTGAGCCAGGAGGCGGACAAGGCCACGAGGGAGATCCGTGAGCTGCAGGGCAGGCTCCTGGAGAAGGTACGGTGCTGTGTGGGAGCCTGGTGCCCCTCCGCTCACTGGGGCGAGACGTGTTTCGGGGATACTGAGTACTTGGGGGGGGCTTAGGCAAGCCATCGCCAATGCAGCCGGTGGTGCGAGACCCGTACCAGCAATAACGGGATGCTTGGCTCTAGTCTGCAAATGGGCTCTCGGGGGACGTGCTGGTGACAGGGGTTCTGCGCCCTGGCTGTGCCACCCACAcgtccctcctgccccacagagcaaccaggagcagagcctgcagcagaagctgctggaTGAGCAGTTCAGCATCCTGCAGGAGACGGTGCGGGAGGCGGAGGACATCCTCCGTGATGCGATGGCCAAGCTGGATGACCCATTGCACGTCCGCTGCACCAGCTCCCCAGGTACCTCCTGCTCAATCACGGGGGCTGCGACCCACAGCCCCTTCTCCCTCTGAGACACGTAGTGTTCCATCTCAGCTACCCCCAGGCATCTTTTCCCACCAAACATCACACCCGAGGAGGTTGGGGTCTGGCTTCCCAGGGGTAAATTTTTAGCTCTGATCTCAGCACTATTTTGCTTTAATGACTCAGATTTTagtgctgctccccagctggggctggagacCCAAGCCATCTTGGCTTCCACTCAGTGCTGCCTCATGAAGTCAACACTCGTGCTCATTCAGACACTCGGCAGCCTGACTGCGCTAACGAAGCTAAATTCATTGCAGATTACCTGCTCAGCCGGGCGCAGGCAGCGCTAGAGTCCGTGGACACCCTGGAGAACGGACACGCGCAGTACGTGGCCTCCATGGCAGGTACCTGGGGCTGGGGACTGGTGGCATTGCTTGCGTCTTGCTTTCGTTTTTATACGTCCAGCAGCCCCCGGCTGCTTCGGGGCCGTTGGCAAGCGTGCAGTGCCCTGGTGACTGGGGACACGGTGGGTGGAGTTGGGGGGTCCCCATGTGCTCGTTTGAGGAGCAGTGTGCAAGCCAGAGGGGTCAATACCAACCTCTCCAAGCTCTTGTACTGATTCTGGGGTGCCTTTGAGGGCGGGCTGCGCTGCGGGTGATGTCCCGGGCCAGCAATGCCTGACCGCGTCCTCTCACCGGCAGATGCCGCGGGGCTGGTGGGGGCCCTGGCCCTCTTCGCACACCTCACGGCTGATACCATCGTGAATGGCAGCGCCACATCCCACCTGGCTCCCACCGACCATGCTGACCGTGAGTGCTGTGCACGGACGCAGCAGGCCTTGGGGGCGGTTATTGCTTGTGGGGCTTGTTTTTGGGGTGGCCGTGCCAAAGCCCCCGCTGCTGGGGGCTGGACGTGGGTCAGATCTTCCCCGGGGGCAGCATGGTACCCCTAGCTCCCTGAGCTCCCCTTCCCGACATTCCCTCCCCTCTGGTTCCCCTTCCTGGGCCAGGAACGTCGCTTTGCTCCTGAAAACTGATTTATGCTCCTCTGCAAGAAATTTGCTGGACGCCGCCGATGCTTGACATCATCTCTGCGGccaaggggaggaggaagaagagggtggcagggctgggatggagggaccCCTTGCCCAGCAAAGAGCCTGGTACCAACCCATCCTCTCCCCAGGGCTGACGGAGACGTGCCGGGACTGTGGGCAGCGGAGCCTGGACTACCTGGGCGAGCTGAAGGACAAGGAGACGCTGGGGCGTGCCAAGCTGGGGAACGTGCGGCAGGCGCTGCGGGGGGTCCTGCAGCTGGCCCAGGTAAGAGATGGAGCCCAGTGCACCCACCTCCTTGcccggggctggcagggtgGGTTATTTACTGACATTGGtatttcctaaaggaaaaagcaaagcaatcgGTTAATGCAGTAGGATGTTGCCTCTGTTTTTTACGGGGGGATGTTTGTTTACTCACAGCCTTCTGGCTGCGTCCCGGGGAGGCGATggacagctttttttaaaaaaaaaaaaaaaaaaaaaatcaataaatggTTTTCACCATTGTCCAGAGCTGAAATCAGAGATGCTGGGTTGGAGTGAGCACTTTGGGGTGGCTTGTCCCCCGTACCCGCAGGTTCTGGTGCTTGTCTTGAGCCATGTCAGCTTCCAAGTTCTGAGACCCTTTCTGGTGGTGCACGGAGAGTCACCCTCAGATCAGCTGAAGTCTTTCAGCCCAGTAACCCCTGTGGAATAAAACTTCCCAACTTTCAGATATTTCTTCTTGTGAAGCCCCCATTGGTCTTTTCCATTAAACTACTGTTAATTCAAAGGCTCTCAGCTCTCCAGAGCCCCCtggagcccagccctgccaaaACTGCTCCTGTGATCGAGTTTTTTCACCTTGTTTTGGGGCGTTTCTTCCCTCTGAGGTCCTGTGCCATGTTTGCTGCAAGTTGATGGCACATGTCCCTCCACCCTTGTGGTCTACAGaatgctgctcctgcagctttatttatttaggaggaaaaaagggggtCAAATACCTTGGTTTGGTGTTATTCCTTACAAAtattcccttctctccctctgcctaAAACCTCCTGGcggctgctgcctcctctggCAGGAGCTGAGGCCCAAGAGCTTAGACATCAAGCAAGAAGAGCTGGGGGACATGGTTGAGAAGGAGATGGCCTCCACCTCAGAGGCGATTGAGGATGCCGTTAGGCGGATAGAGGTGAGACGAAGCTGCAGGAGAGACCATTTTGGTGCCTTGGGGCAGCAAAGCGTCCATCTCTCTACCCTGCTCGCCCTCACAGCAATGTGGTGTCCAACCTTCCTCTTGCATTTCCCAACAGGAGATGATGAGCCAGGCCAGAAATGAGAGCTCCGGTGTTAAGCTTGAAGTGAACGAGCGGTGAGTTTTGAGGGGTGGCGACAGCCACAGGCACGTTTCTGTCCCATGCCCATACCCTGCTCGTCTGTGCTTTACTCCAAAGCCGCACGTGCTGCATCGTCCTGATGCTGAGCACAAAATTCTCTTCAGAAGGGTGGACCTTGGTCTTGTATGTCTGAGTCAATTCTTTGTGGCTGCTATGTGGGCTACTTAGAAGTAACCTGCAGGCTGGCCCATCTCCAAAAAAGACCTGTTTTCTAACTGAGGCCGAAGCCTGCTTCCCTGGACGTGCCGTCGGAGGATGCTGAACACTTTTCTCTTGTTTCCCTACAGGATTCTGAACTCCTGCACAGACCTAATGAAGGTCAGTACTCCAGAGACCTAACTGGGACGTCAAAGACTGTGCAAAACTGTAGCTTCCCACCATCGGCAGCGTCAATCCTTCTCTACAGAATCCCCATCGAACACCGaaacctgtttttctttgttccagGCTATTAGACTTCTTGTAATGACATCCACGAATCTACAGAAGGAGATTGTAGAAAGTGGCCGGGTAAGTCCTCCCCTACACTCCTCTTTCTGCACCAAGAGGAAATATGGGAGAATTTCCCACAATTTGCAGAAACATGCtgaattttgcagttttctgtgtTAGCAGTACTCTGGCAGTCCCACTCACTGCAGACAGGCTGCTCGGCCCCGTGCTCTCTGCACAGATCGCTGTCGTCTTTGCAAAGCCTTGTCCATCTAAAGACGATGGCCCAAACTTGTGTGTTTTAAACCCAGCCCAAATTCGCAGGTTTGAGGTTCCAAACCTAGTTTTCTTGATACGTATTCAAGCAGGCCAGTAAGAGCGACCCGAAGGGCGCAGACATGCTGCCAATCCCTTGGTTGGTCTCTTGACagtcttttccagcctaaactattctatgattctatgatttatggCTTTATATATGAATTTATATATTGTTATATTTTATATGGATATTTTATATGGATTTATGAATTTATATGTTGCTGTATATTAGAAACAAGTTCATACAAGCCATAATATTCTCATAACAACAGGGGGCAGCAACAACTCAGGAGTTTTACGCCAAGAACTCACGCTGGACGGAAGGGCTGATCTCTGCCTCCAAGGCGGTGGGCTGGGGAGCCACGCAGCTCGTGTAGGTACCCCCGGGACCTCTCCCGGGACCTCTCCCGCAGCCACTGCAGGAGGCTCCTCTCTGGGCACGGCTCCGCGTGCTGCGCCCAGGGCCAGCCTATGTTTCTCCATTGCCTGATAACCGAAATTGGCCCGCTGCTGAGTCTACGTGGAGCATTATTGCTAATTCCTTATAGAGCATCGTAGCCCGTGTCGGACCAGTCACCGAAATAGGGACCGCCAGTTCCTCCCTGTTTGCGAAATGCAAAAGCTGCCGCAGTCAAGTACTCCGTGTCCGAGTTGCTGCTTGGATGGTCGTGGAGGGGGTGGTTGGGGTCAGGGCAGGATATCCCCATGCCAGTGCAGGAAATGTGGGGGCCTTTGTGGACAAAGCTTTAAAACTGTCATCCACTTCATTATGGAAACACAATCCTGCCTCCTTTCATATTTTATACCCGTCCAGAACTTCTGGATCTGGGCTTTGAGTAGTTTGCTTTGTAAATGAGCTTTGAATAATTACAGACAAAACTGCTGTTTCAAAGTCTGATGCTGATTTCTAAGGATATAGGTACAAATAACCTGCGCTTGCTTCATAGTGCACGGCGAGTATCTCTAATGCGATCTCCCCTCTGATCCATAACGCAGAGAGTCAGCAGACAGAGTTGTCCTGCATACGGGCAAATATGAAGAGCTGATCGTCTGCTCCCATGAAATTGCCGCCAGTACGGCCCAGCTGGTGGCTGCCTCCAAGGTGAGTGTCCCAGCAGGACCGCCTGCATGCAGCTTGTCGAACTTTAAGTCATTTTATTCTCGTGTTTTTGTCCCACCGATGCTTTTgggcagcagagcctggctgtCCCGCTCCGCCggtcctgcagcctcctcccggcgcagggaggaagggaagctCTCGCTATTTTCAAGTCAATCTGCAATTTTAATCCACGTGTCTTCACCTGTATTAATATTCCCACACCTGGCAGAGCTTGCCTTGGGAATGAAGATGTGTAAAACCTCCTGTCTTCCTCTTGTCAAGCTGATTAcctaaagaaaatgttaataacTAACAAGAAACCCCGAATAAGCAACTGCAGGAGCCAGCGTTGAGAATGACGGATTTTGGTCCTTGCCACCTTTCCCGTTGGCGTGGGTGAAAATGAGGGGTAGAGGTTTCAGGGAGCAAACGGAGATGCAGGTTGCTGCTTTTTACAGCAGATGGGTTTAAAATGAAGAgcatggataaaaaaaaaaaaagctctgtctTCACCGATGCTGCTTATCCATGCGTGCTTGGCTCAGGtgagagcagagctggtttGGTGTCCTGGGGTCTTGCAGGGGTCACCTTGTCTGGCCATGATGGGATCATTAAGAATTAAACATGTGTCCATCTGTCCTTTCCACCCCCAGGAACCATTCTGCCATGGTGTGCTCGGTGTCTCTGCTCTAATGCAGAACGTGGCTGCCTGGAGGCTCACCCAGCGGGTCAGCACCCGTGCGGAGGTGCCATGGTGGGCACCCACAACCCTCCCTGTGCTCTTTGCAGGTGAAAGCtgagaagagcagcaggaacCTGGGCCGGCTCCAGGAGTGCTCGCGCAACGTCAATGAGATGGCAGCCAACGTGGTGGCCTCCACCAAGTCGGGGCAAGAGCAGATCGAGGAGAagggtgagggttttttttttgaatgaaggggaggaaaaaacaccccaaatccCTTTCTGGCCAACTCTGCTTTGGCACGTGAGGGTCGTCTGTAAGGGGAGCGCTCAGTGAGGACCCCTGCTTTTCTCCACAGACACCATGGACTTTTCGGGCATGTCTCTCATCAagctgaagaaggaagagatggaaacaCAGGTATGGCCGTGAGGGTGGGTTCGACGCTGCCAGCCTCGGGccaggggcggggcgggggggtggtgTCCCTTCTGTCCCCCCTCAGTGCAGCACTGGGGATGGTGTGGGGATATCGCACCCCTGGGATGCGCAGGGATCAGGATGGCTGTTTGGGTGCAGGTGAaggtgctggagctggagaagcGTCTGGAGGGCGAGCGGGTGCGCCTGGGCGAGCTGAGGAAGCAGCACTACGCCCTGGCCGGCACTTACAACGCGACGGAGGATGGGGAGGCAAAGCCGGCGCCAGCCCCCAGGCGAGGCATCCTCAAGAAGCCTCTCCTGGCCCAGAAGCCCAGCCACGGGGAGGTAAGTTCCCCGGGAGGGGGGTAAATGTACACGGGGAGGTGTGTTCACAGCACGAGTGACTGGTATTTCGTTTatccccttctcttttttcagcCCGAACGAGACGCCGGCCCGAACCCCCCTGACAGGGCGAACTTCTAGCAGGGGCCGACTGTGTTTTCCACAGATTGCGTTGCCTTCGCGCTGGCGTGCCTTCATGCGCGGGGGTCTTCTCACCTCCTGGCCtggaaaactggattttttttttttttttttaaaaattatttttatttttttcctcacttgaTTCCTATTCGTAGAGCAGGGGTGCTCCTGCCGGCTCCCCGGGAGGCACAGGATGGATGCCCTCCTCTTCTTGGCCTGCCAACGGGCTCTCCCggtttaatttaatttgggGTTcggttggggttttgggggttttttttgggttttgttttgttttttaaactttatcaGGACTAGAAGTTTTTCAGTAAATGTAGCTCTCTACTGTACTGCTCAGACCCTTTCAAAGAACTGTgaactgtttttaaa contains the following coding sequences:
- the HIP1R gene encoding huntingtin-interacting protein 1-related protein, with amino-acid sequence MNSIKSVPARVLSRRGGHSLEAEREQFDKSQAVSISKAINTQEAPVKEKHARRIILGTHHEKGAFTFWSYAIGLPLPSSAILSWKFCHVLHKVLRDGHPNVLQDCQRYRSNIRETGELWGHLHDRYGQLVSIYTRLLLTKISFHTKHPEFPPGLEVSDEVLEKTAGTDVNNIFQLTVELFDYLDCELKLSESVFRQLNTSMAVSQMSAVQCRLAPLIQVIQDCSHLYHYAVKLMFKLHSCLPADTLQGHRDRFHEQFRSLKNFFKKASDMLYFKRLIQIPRLPESPPNFLRASALAEHVKPVVVIPEEAPEDEEPENLIEISTASTTEPQITSDIFEQTFGPPNGIRDDRDAQIESLKKEVDMLRAEMEKIKLEAQRYITQLKAQVNSLEGEVEEQRKQKQKALVDNEQLRDELERLQKAKQDSDRSQRLCAEAEKKANATEIRYTKLKEKHSELINTHAELLRKNADTAKQLTVTQQSQEEVARVKEQLAFQVEQVKREAEMKLEDQSVQMEQLRQELDARRDELDQAQRSLSHAKQAGVELSAQVEALHAEKEVLRRSVSEKECELLSVRGLVEEKELQLSQEADKATREIRELQGRLLEKSNQEQSLQQKLLDEQFSILQETVREAEDILRDAMAKLDDPLHVRCTSSPDYLLSRAQAALESVDTLENGHAQYVASMADAAGLVGALALFAHLTADTIVNGSATSHLAPTDHADRLTETCRDCGQRSLDYLGELKDKETLGRAKLGNVRQALRGVLQLAQELRPKSLDIKQEELGDMVEKEMASTSEAIEDAVRRIEEMMSQARNESSGVKLEVNERILNSCTDLMKAIRLLVMTSTNLQKEIVESGRGAATTQEFYAKNSRWTEGLISASKAVGWGATQLVESADRVVLHTGKYEELIVCSHEIAASTAQLVAASKVKAEKSSRNLGRLQECSRNVNEMAANVVASTKSGQEQIEEKDTMDFSGMSLIKLKKEEMETQVKVLELEKRLEGERVRLGELRKQHYALAGTYNATEDGEAKPAPAPRRGILKKPLLAQKPSHGEPERDAGPNPPDRANF